Proteins from a genomic interval of Treponema brennaborense DSM 12168:
- a CDS encoding deoxyguanosinetriphosphate triphosphohydrolase family protein produces the protein MQGSFQSVRTDETNPLWETCVAREQALYGRNNDIRSEFERDYTRLLHCEAYRRLKHKTQVFFAPHNDHVCTRMEHVSHVASVASTVAKYLGLNDQLASAIALGHDIGHAPFGHYGEECLNSLLEQKPGKNAPKKFWHERNSLFFADYIETLQDTEGAARHLDLTYAVRDGIVCHCGEIDESGIRPRTNPLDLYTIRRAGSAQPFTWEGCVVKLADKIAYLGRDIEDAREYHILDMGAYRQLREIVASCFGFKTGKTVNTTVLINDLIVDLCSRSSPETGLCFSPENYRFITEIKRFNYENIYSHWRLREFQSYAANIIRTICSTLRRAYPAARTRKIPFALKQFPVLCRTFENWLVKYTQYDEERKHVLKYDGVRTVFDLANEESYDKCIIEYLSGMTDQFAICVYEEIISF, from the coding sequence ATGCAAGGCTCCTTTCAGTCAGTCAGAACCGATGAAACGAATCCTCTTTGGGAAACCTGCGTCGCGCGCGAACAGGCGCTGTACGGCCGGAACAACGATATCCGCTCCGAATTTGAACGCGACTACACGCGTCTCCTTCACTGCGAAGCGTACCGCCGGCTCAAACATAAAACGCAGGTCTTTTTCGCACCGCACAACGACCACGTGTGCACGCGCATGGAACACGTGTCGCACGTCGCATCCGTCGCGTCTACCGTCGCCAAATATCTGGGACTGAACGACCAGCTCGCGTCCGCCATCGCGCTCGGCCACGACATCGGCCACGCGCCGTTCGGCCATTACGGCGAAGAATGCCTCAATTCGCTTTTGGAACAGAAACCGGGCAAAAACGCACCGAAAAAATTCTGGCACGAACGGAACAGTCTTTTTTTTGCCGATTACATAGAAACGCTGCAAGACACCGAAGGCGCCGCTCGGCACCTTGACCTGACGTACGCCGTCCGCGACGGCATCGTCTGTCACTGCGGTGAAATAGACGAATCGGGAATCCGGCCGCGCACGAATCCGCTCGATTTGTACACGATACGGCGTGCCGGAAGCGCGCAGCCGTTCACCTGGGAAGGCTGCGTCGTCAAACTTGCCGACAAAATCGCCTACCTCGGCCGCGACATTGAAGACGCCCGCGAATACCATATTCTGGACATGGGCGCGTACCGCCAGCTGCGCGAAATCGTCGCCTCGTGCTTCGGCTTCAAAACCGGCAAAACCGTCAACACCACGGTACTCATAAACGACCTTATCGTCGACCTGTGCAGCCGCAGTTCGCCCGAAACCGGCTTGTGTTTTTCACCTGAAAACTACCGCTTTATCACCGAAATAAAACGATTCAATTATGAAAACATCTACAGTCATTGGCGCCTGCGTGAATTCCAGTCGTACGCGGCGAACATTATCCGCACTATCTGCAGCACGCTGCGCCGCGCGTATCCTGCCGCCCGCACCCGAAAAATACCGTTCGCACTCAAACAGTTTCCCGTTCTCTGCCGCACCTTTGAAAACTGGCTCGTAAAATACACGCAGTACGACGAGGAACGCAAACACGTTCTCAAATACGACGGCGTACGCACCGTGTTCGACCTCGCGAACGAAGAATCGTACGACAAATGTATCATCGAATATCTGTCCGGCATGACCGACCAGTTCGCAATCTGCGTGTATGAAGAAATAATCAGCTTTTAG
- a CDS encoding ACT domain-containing protein, protein MNAIITVVGTDQVGIIAKVSAFLAKHGINIADISQTILSGNFVMMMMVDLASSDVPIDDLRSEMNALGGSLGVDINIMHERVFSAMHRI, encoded by the coding sequence ATGAACGCAATCATTACGGTCGTCGGTACGGACCAAGTCGGTATCATCGCAAAAGTCAGCGCATTCCTTGCAAAACACGGAATCAACATCGCGGACATCAGTCAAACGATTCTTTCAGGCAACTTCGTCATGATGATGATGGTCGATCTTGCAAGCTCCGACGTTCCCATCGACGATCTGCGCTCCGAAATGAACGCCCTCGGCGGCAGTCTCGGCGTCGACATAAACATCATGCACGAACGCGTGTTCAGCGCCATGCACCGCATATAA
- a CDS encoding DNA alkylation repair protein, whose amino-acid sequence MIPILKNSETAAARDLFALQDTAYRAFHAKLVPTLDAERIIGVRTPALRAYAAQCAAKWTDGEKRAFYAAVPHYYYEENNLHAFLLARQRVPGDVPFDRAMSAVDAFLPYIDNWATCDMFAPKFFAAYPARVLPFVRRWLASGRTYTVRFAVVTLLQFFLDENFTPEIPELAASCPAGDYYADMAVAWFFSTALVKRYDSALPYLTERRLSVWVHNKTIQKAVESRCVSAETKTYLRSLKI is encoded by the coding sequence ATGATACCGATTTTGAAGAATTCTGAGACCGCGGCGGCGCGGGACCTTTTTGCGCTGCAGGATACGGCGTATCGTGCTTTTCACGCGAAACTGGTCCCGACGCTCGACGCCGAACGCATTATCGGCGTACGGACGCCCGCGCTGCGCGCTTACGCGGCGCAGTGTGCCGCGAAGTGGACGGACGGTGAAAAACGGGCGTTTTACGCCGCCGTTCCGCATTATTATTATGAAGAAAACAATCTGCACGCGTTTTTGCTCGCGCGGCAGCGGGTGCCGGGCGACGTTCCGTTCGACCGGGCAATGAGCGCAGTGGATGCGTTTTTGCCGTATATCGACAACTGGGCGACGTGCGACATGTTCGCACCGAAATTTTTTGCCGCGTATCCTGCGCGCGTGCTCCCGTTCGTGCGCAGATGGCTTGCAAGCGGCCGCACGTATACGGTTCGGTTCGCCGTCGTAACGCTGCTTCAGTTTTTTCTTGATGAAAATTTTACGCCTGAAATACCGGAACTTGCCGCATCGTGTCCGGCCGGCGATTATTACGCGGATATGGCCGTCGCCTGGTTTTTCAGCACTGCGCTGGTAAAACGGTACGACTCGGCGCTGCCGTACCTTACGGAGCGGCGCTTGAGCGTCTGGGTGCACAATAAAACGATTCAAAAAGCGGTTGAAAGCCGCTGCGTTTCCGCCGAAACGAAAACGTATCTGCGTTCCCTGAAAATCTGA
- a CDS encoding MATE family efflux transporter — protein MALQFRMAPKHAASAAKDMTVGSPLKLIFLYSVPLLAGNLVQQLYSMADTIIVGRLLGTEALAAVGNTGPMNFLVLGFVLGLTSGFAVITAQQFGAKNEAGVRRSVAMNIILNGVFAVIMTVLSVATARPLLELIRTPQSIMDGSCSYIVIIYLGICTTVLYNATACILRALGDSKSPLYFLIISSLLNIGLDVLFILQFNMGIAGAAWATVISQAFAGFASLVYMIVRFPILRVSRKDFEFNPWFAWQHLRIGLPMAFQFSITAIGVVVLQGALNVFGPVKIAAYTAAQKVEQLIAVAASTFGVTMANYTGQNLGAGRLDRIKEGTRTCSLLTIGVSLISMLIALLLAEQLTGLFVKGEQPEVILAAAQYLHITSVFYPVLFIIFVYRNVLQSIGRGFMPLMAGVGELVARAAAAYTLPALMGYTGICFAGPLAWFAAALPLFIAYTIIMKTFKIENAAAR, from the coding sequence ATGGCACTTCAGTTCCGCATGGCTCCGAAACACGCGGCGAGCGCGGCAAAAGATATGACCGTCGGCAGTCCGCTGAAATTGATATTTTTGTATTCCGTTCCGCTGCTGGCGGGTAATCTGGTACAGCAATTGTACAGCATGGCCGACACCATAATCGTCGGGCGGCTGCTGGGAACCGAAGCGCTCGCGGCGGTCGGCAACACGGGTCCGATGAACTTTTTGGTGTTGGGGTTCGTTCTGGGACTGACGTCGGGATTCGCCGTTATTACCGCGCAGCAGTTCGGCGCAAAAAACGAAGCGGGCGTGCGGCGCTCCGTGGCGATGAATATTATCCTGAACGGCGTTTTTGCCGTGATTATGACGGTGCTTTCCGTGGCGACTGCGCGGCCGCTTTTAGAACTGATTCGCACGCCGCAGTCCATTATGGACGGGTCGTGTTCGTATATCGTCATCATTTACCTCGGAATCTGTACGACCGTTTTATACAACGCGACGGCGTGTATCCTGCGCGCGCTGGGCGACAGCAAGTCGCCGCTGTATTTTCTGATCATATCGTCGCTGCTGAATATCGGGCTCGACGTTTTGTTCATTTTGCAGTTCAATATGGGGATTGCCGGTGCTGCCTGGGCGACGGTCATTTCACAGGCATTCGCGGGGTTCGCGTCGCTGGTGTATATGATCGTACGGTTCCCGATTCTGCGGGTTTCCCGGAAAGATTTCGAGTTCAATCCGTGGTTCGCCTGGCAGCATTTGCGGATCGGACTGCCGATGGCGTTCCAGTTTTCGATTACGGCGATCGGCGTCGTCGTGCTGCAGGGGGCGCTGAACGTGTTCGGTCCGGTGAAGATCGCCGCGTACACGGCGGCACAAAAAGTGGAGCAGCTTATCGCGGTGGCGGCGTCGACGTTCGGCGTTACGATGGCGAATTATACCGGGCAAAACCTGGGCGCGGGGAGGCTGGACCGCATAAAAGAAGGAACGCGCACGTGCAGTCTTTTGACGATCGGTGTGTCGCTGATTTCGATGCTGATAGCGCTGCTGCTTGCCGAACAGCTGACCGGGTTGTTCGTAAAAGGCGAGCAGCCGGAAGTGATTCTGGCCGCCGCGCAATATCTGCACATAACGTCGGTGTTTTATCCGGTGCTGTTTATCATTTTCGTATACAGGAACGTTTTGCAAAGTATCGGGCGCGGCTTTATGCCGCTGATGGCCGGTGTGGGCGAATTGGTGGCCCGTGCGGCCGCGGCGTACACGCTGCCCGCGCTGATGGGATACACAGGTATCTGTTTTGCAGGCCCGCTGGCTTGGTTTGCGGCGGCTTTGCCGTTGTTCATTGCGTATACGATTATTATGAAAACGTTTAAAATAGAAAACGCGGCTGCACGATGA
- a CDS encoding ATP-dependent Clp protease adaptor ClpS codes for MEKQNGNEVRETGNGVEAVVDSYNEIMEPRDCTVFLLNDDFTTKEFVVEVLTAIFHKGTEEATVLMETVHMQGKAAVGVYARDIAVTLAALTVKTARENGFPLRCELEEL; via the coding sequence ATGGAAAAACAAAATGGTAACGAAGTGCGTGAAACCGGAAACGGTGTGGAAGCCGTCGTTGACAGTTACAATGAAATCATGGAGCCCCGTGATTGTACCGTTTTTTTGCTGAACGATGATTTTACGACGAAAGAATTCGTAGTTGAAGTTTTAACCGCCATATTTCATAAAGGAACGGAAGAAGCGACCGTTTTGATGGAAACCGTTCATATGCAAGGTAAAGCCGCCGTCGGCGTGTATGCGCGCGACATCGCGGTAACGCTGGCGGCCCTTACGGTCAAAACCGCCCGTGAAAACGGATTTCCGCTTCGCTGTGAATTGGAGGAATTATGA
- the ftsH gene encoding ATP-dependent zinc metalloprotease FtsH, whose amino-acid sequence MSDADKDNKNSERDPFDFFKLSSEPGNSNKGSDKKKPRIPFWGIMLIIVAVTAFINFFLMSRSDDLIPFSDFKAMVENGQIVSVDLGETYFTGYTSSSAESSDAGNFSLFSTGAARNTYKTAGILTESFLKLLDDKGITYKVVAKQGNFLMQLLLNLVVPFGFIFLMWFFFFRKMGGMGGGLGGSIFSAGASRASAVEEGQVTTRFADVAGVDEAKEELVEVVDFLKSPKKYTDIGGKIPKGVLLVGPPGTGKTLLARAVAGEANVPFFKISGSDFVEMFVGVGASRVRDLFKQAREKAPCIVFIDELDAIGKSRVNSINGNDEREQTLNQLLVEMDGFDNSKGLILLAATNRPDVLDPALLRPGRFDRQVVVDRPDVKGREAILKIHAKNVKLGNDVDLAAIARTTSGFAGADLANVVNEAALLAVRGGRKTVGMEDFDEAVEKAVAGLQKKSRVIKENERRIVAFHETGHALTAAFTDGADKVHKISIIPRGVAALGYTLQMPEEDRYLRTEKELYGEIDVLLGGRAAELIAFGEVSTGASNDLQRATDIARSILTDYGMSGRFRNVVLSQRGGGYGADSPQLIREYSESTQQYIDEELARIMAERFEHVTALLKEKRDVMEYIASRLLEKEIIDEAEFTDIIKAREHLDELQDRGQA is encoded by the coding sequence ATGAGTGATGCAGACAAAGATAATAAAAATTCAGAGCGCGACCCCTTTGATTTTTTCAAATTATCGTCCGAACCGGGAAATTCAAACAAAGGTTCGGATAAAAAAAAGCCCCGCATTCCGTTTTGGGGTATAATGCTGATAATCGTTGCCGTAACGGCTTTTATCAATTTTTTTCTGATGTCCCGGTCGGATGATCTGATCCCGTTTTCCGATTTCAAGGCGATGGTGGAAAACGGACAGATCGTTTCCGTCGATTTGGGCGAAACGTATTTTACCGGTTATACGTCGTCGTCGGCTGAAAGCAGCGATGCCGGCAATTTTTCGCTTTTTTCGACCGGCGCGGCCCGCAATACGTATAAAACGGCCGGTATTCTGACCGAAAGTTTTCTGAAACTGCTCGACGATAAAGGTATCACGTATAAAGTGGTGGCGAAGCAAGGGAACTTTCTCATGCAGCTGCTGCTGAACTTGGTCGTTCCGTTCGGTTTTATCTTTTTGATGTGGTTTTTCTTTTTCCGCAAAATGGGCGGAATGGGCGGCGGCTTGGGCGGAAGCATTTTTTCCGCGGGAGCGTCGCGGGCGAGCGCCGTTGAAGAAGGTCAGGTTACGACCCGGTTTGCCGACGTAGCGGGCGTGGACGAAGCCAAAGAAGAATTAGTCGAAGTGGTCGATTTTTTGAAATCGCCCAAAAAATATACCGATATCGGCGGAAAAATTCCCAAAGGCGTGCTGCTCGTCGGCCCGCCGGGTACGGGCAAGACGCTGCTCGCGCGCGCCGTTGCCGGCGAAGCGAACGTTCCGTTTTTCAAGATTTCCGGTTCCGACTTCGTCGAGATGTTCGTGGGCGTCGGCGCGAGCCGCGTGCGCGATCTGTTCAAGCAGGCGCGTGAAAAGGCGCCGTGCATCGTGTTCATCGACGAATTGGATGCGATCGGTAAAAGCCGCGTCAATTCGATCAACGGCAACGACGAGCGCGAGCAGACGTTGAATCAGCTGCTCGTCGAGATGGACGGGTTCGACAATTCAAAAGGACTTATCCTGCTTGCGGCGACGAACAGGCCCGACGTATTGGATCCGGCGCTGTTGCGCCCCGGCCGGTTCGACCGGCAGGTGGTTGTTGACCGCCCCGACGTGAAAGGCCGCGAAGCTATCCTTAAAATTCACGCGAAAAACGTCAAGCTCGGAAACGACGTCGATTTGGCGGCCATCGCGCGCACGACGTCCGGCTTTGCAGGTGCGGATTTGGCGAACGTCGTGAACGAAGCGGCGCTGCTCGCCGTCCGCGGCGGGCGAAAAACGGTCGGTATGGAAGATTTTGACGAAGCGGTTGAAAAGGCCGTGGCCGGTTTGCAGAAAAAAAGCCGCGTCATAAAGGAAAACGAGCGGCGGATCGTGGCGTTCCACGAAACGGGGCACGCGCTTACCGCCGCGTTTACCGACGGCGCGGACAAAGTGCATAAAATTTCGATTATTCCGCGCGGCGTGGCTGCGCTCGGGTATACGCTGCAAATGCCGGAAGAAGACCGGTATCTGCGTACGGAAAAGGAATTGTACGGTGAAATAGACGTGCTGCTCGGCGGCCGCGCGGCGGAACTGATTGCGTTCGGCGAAGTTTCCACCGGTGCGTCTAACGATCTGCAGCGCGCGACGGACATTGCCCGCAGCATTTTGACTGATTACGGTATGAGCGGCCGGTTCCGCAACGTGGTGCTGTCCCAGCGCGGCGGCGGATACGGAGCGGACTCTCCGCAGCTTATCCGCGAATATTCGGAATCGACCCAGCAGTATATCGACGAAGAGTTGGCCCGCATTATGGCGGAACGGTTCGAGCACGTTACGGCGCTGCTGAAAGAAAAACGCGACGTTATGGAATATATCGCGAGCAGACTGCTTGAAAAGGAAATCATCGATGAAGCCGAGTTTACCGATATCATAAAAGCCCGCGAGCATCTGGACGAACTGCAGGACCGCGGACAGGCGTAA
- the cysK gene encoding cysteine synthase A: MAHIKSSATELIGRTPLLALNNYARKHGTTAAVLLAKLEYFNPTGSVKDRIALSMIEDAERKGLLKPGATIIEPTSGNTGIGIAAMAAAKGYKAILTLPETMSTERRTLLKAYGAELVLTEGAKGMKGAIAKAEELQKSIPGSLILGQFDNAANPAVHVATTGPEIWEDTDGKVDVFVAGVGTGGTVTGVGKYLKSKNPAVRIVAVEPDASAVLSGEAPGPHGIQGIGAGFVPKVLDTAVYDEIFRVTNEQAYEAGRALAVTEGILTGISSGAALYAAAEVAKRPENTGKTIVVLLPDSGDRYLSTPLYGNP; this comes from the coding sequence ATGGCTCACATCAAATCCAGCGCAACAGAATTGATCGGACGCACTCCGCTTCTGGCACTGAACAATTACGCACGGAAACACGGTACAACGGCAGCGGTGCTTTTGGCAAAACTCGAATATTTTAACCCGACCGGTTCGGTCAAAGACCGTATCGCGCTGTCCATGATAGAAGACGCCGAGCGCAAAGGATTGCTCAAACCCGGCGCAACAATCATCGAACCGACGTCCGGCAACACCGGAATCGGCATTGCGGCGATGGCGGCGGCGAAAGGATACAAAGCGATTCTTACCCTTCCCGAAACGATGAGCACGGAACGCCGCACGCTGCTCAAGGCGTACGGTGCGGAATTGGTTCTGACCGAAGGAGCCAAAGGCATGAAAGGCGCGATTGCAAAAGCCGAAGAACTGCAGAAATCCATTCCCGGCTCGCTGATACTCGGCCAATTCGACAACGCGGCGAATCCTGCCGTTCACGTGGCCACGACCGGCCCCGAAATATGGGAAGATACTGACGGAAAAGTGGACGTTTTCGTTGCCGGCGTCGGAACCGGCGGCACCGTTACCGGCGTCGGAAAATATCTGAAAAGCAAAAATCCCGCAGTCCGCATCGTCGCCGTTGAACCGGACGCAAGCGCCGTACTGTCAGGCGAAGCGCCGGGACCGCACGGCATACAAGGCATCGGCGCGGGATTCGTTCCAAAAGTGCTCGACACCGCCGTATACGATGAGATTTTCAGGGTAACGAACGAGCAGGCCTACGAAGCGGGCCGCGCGCTCGCCGTGACGGAAGGCATTCTTACCGGTATTTCCTCGGGCGCCGCGCTGTACGCCGCCGCGGAAGTCGCCAAACGGCCGGAAAACACAGGCAAAACGATCGTCGTCCTGCTGCCCGACTCCGGCGACCGCTATCTGTCAACGCCGCTGTACGGCAACCCGTAA
- a CDS encoding methyl-accepting chemotaxis protein, with protein sequence MKSLRTTLIAVTTTLVLIVCLCSTLLAYVFARNAAMDIIIADMSVLATSVAKEVKQTVATESESLRLLALQRTLYSETTSLNEKVAELQSALSIDPARIAYAVCDTSGFGRTTSGDSISVGNQSYFQDALAGKTVISDPVESALRSDSLVMVYATPIKTPEGRVTGVLTLEKSAEGLSTLLKSIVVGKTGGPFVISNTTGNTIGYADYKRVTDRENIQTLARSDSSMTALGAAVAEMRSGASGSASYTFNKTSYLMSYTQIPGQAWSIAIRAPVNEFTSSITVMLVTMLIVAGIFGILGIAVAVIFSFKITGPITTVQKALLSIAEGDLACNSITEEQRIAINKRSDEIGAMGRAVSDMLEQLSSITAAILQSAKQIESGSAQISSTSQDLSSGASEQAASSEEMSSTVEEMASNIKQNADNALKTQSIADSSAADSEKGEAAVRSAVQNVKDIVDKIHIVEDIANQTNLLALNAAIEAARAGEAGKGFAVVASEIRKLAERSQVAAGEISELSVLTLESAETAGSMISGVIPGIHNTAELIDEIAVACREQDNGSQQINKAIVQLDSVVQQNAAASEEMAAMAEELSSNAQNLVEIISFFKLADGSCAEAAAAQKASPTQNVAGNASARPTPARPVSGIAVPKSAVPKSTPRSALTGGVSSPSSLPILSTDDTDFEEF encoded by the coding sequence ATGAAAAGCTTACGGACAACCTTAATTGCGGTAACAACGACATTAGTGTTGATTGTCTGCCTGTGTTCCACGCTGCTTGCGTATGTGTTCGCGCGCAACGCTGCGATGGATATTATCATCGCCGATATGAGTGTTCTTGCCACGTCGGTTGCAAAGGAAGTCAAACAAACCGTTGCAACCGAATCGGAATCGCTGCGACTGCTCGCACTGCAAAGAACGCTGTATTCGGAAACGACTTCGCTGAATGAAAAGGTCGCCGAACTGCAAAGCGCGCTGTCCATTGATCCGGCGCGGATTGCGTACGCAGTGTGCGATACCTCCGGATTCGGCAGAACGACGTCCGGGGACTCGATTTCCGTCGGCAATCAGTCGTATTTTCAGGATGCGCTGGCAGGAAAAACGGTTATCAGTGATCCGGTTGAAAGCGCGCTGCGCTCCGATTCTTTGGTGATGGTGTACGCGACGCCGATAAAGACGCCGGAGGGCCGCGTTACCGGTGTTCTGACACTTGAAAAGAGTGCGGAAGGATTATCGACTCTTTTAAAAAGCATCGTCGTCGGAAAGACGGGCGGACCGTTCGTCATCAGCAACACGACCGGCAATACGATCGGCTACGCGGATTATAAACGGGTAACCGACCGCGAAAACATTCAGACGCTTGCCCGGTCGGATTCCAGCATGACGGCGCTTGGCGCCGCCGTGGCGGAAATGCGAAGCGGTGCTTCCGGCTCAGCCTCGTATACGTTCAATAAAACGTCGTATCTCATGTCGTACACGCAAATTCCCGGGCAGGCGTGGAGCATCGCCATCAGGGCGCCCGTGAACGAATTCACTTCGTCGATAACCGTCATGCTCGTTACGATGCTGATCGTAGCGGGAATTTTCGGCATACTCGGAATTGCGGTTGCGGTGATCTTTTCTTTCAAAATAACGGGCCCCATTACGACGGTGCAGAAAGCGCTGCTGTCGATAGCCGAAGGCGATCTTGCCTGCAATTCGATCACCGAGGAACAGCGGATCGCCATAAACAAACGGTCTGATGAAATCGGTGCGATGGGCCGCGCCGTTTCAGACATGCTCGAACAGCTTTCCAGCATAACGGCGGCAATTCTTCAGTCTGCCAAGCAGATTGAAAGCGGCAGCGCTCAGATCAGTTCCACCAGTCAGGATCTTTCTTCCGGTGCGTCGGAACAGGCGGCGTCTTCCGAAGAAATGTCTTCAACGGTTGAAGAGATGGCATCCAATATCAAGCAGAACGCCGATAACGCACTGAAAACGCAAAGCATCGCCGATTCTTCCGCCGCCGACAGTGAAAAAGGTGAAGCGGCGGTTCGCAGCGCCGTGCAGAACGTAAAAGATATCGTTGATAAAATACATATCGTGGAAGACATCGCCAATCAGACGAATCTGCTCGCGCTGAACGCGGCGATTGAAGCGGCCCGTGCCGGAGAGGCCGGAAAAGGATTCGCGGTCGTTGCGAGTGAAATCAGAAAACTGGCGGAACGCAGTCAAGTCGCTGCCGGTGAAATCAGTGAATTGTCGGTTCTCACGCTCGAATCCGCGGAAACGGCCGGTTCCATGATTTCAGGCGTTATTCCCGGTATCCACAATACTGCCGAGCTCATAGACGAAATCGCGGTCGCATGCCGCGAACAGGACAACGGCTCCCAGCAGATCAACAAGGCTATCGTGCAGCTCGATTCCGTAGTGCAGCAGAACGCCGCCGCGTCGGAGGAAATGGCCGCCATGGCGGAAGAACTTTCGTCGAACGCACAGAATTTGGTTGAGATTATAAGCTTTTTCAAACTGGCGGACGGTTCGTGTGCTGAAGCGGCTGCCGCGCAAAAAGCGTCGCCCACGCAAAATGTCGCCGGAAACGCTTCTGCGCGGCCGACTCCCGCACGGCCGGTTTCGGGCATCGCCGTGCCTAAGAGCGCCGTACCCAAAAGCACGCCGCGAAGCGCCTTGACCGGAGGGGTATCGTCGCCGTCGAGTTTGCCGATATTATCTACAGATGATACCGATTTTGAAGAATTCTGA